The Kosmotoga olearia TBF 19.5.1 sequence ATCTCCTTTTCATTTGTACACCCCCTATGATATAGTGATTAATGCAATCGTCTAAAGCAAATATACCATACATATGCTCAATTCTTAAATGAAATAATAGTTACTGCGTATGTTTATTTTTTGTATCTAAACACTCTAATCATTAATGTAAATTTAATCATTATTTATGACTGTTTTTTGTCTTCAAAGTATTAGGGTGTCACGAAAAAAAGCGGGCCTCCCAAGTTCCAATGGTGGTACCATTGAAATAGCCCAAAACAAGAAAGGAGGCCCAAATAAATGGTACCACAAGAACTCACAAAAAGCGATATTGTAAAGATTATTGAGCAGTTAGACAAGCTTTTGCCTTCTAACTCGTTAACAAACAAGGCAGAGGTAGAAGAAAGGCTTATTCTGACAAGAGCATCTTGAAACTTTCCATTTTATTGAAGCTATGCGATGTCTCATATCGTGGGGCAAAGAACTTTTTAGAAAAGAATCCCAAATACATGGAACTCTTGGACTTGAAAAACATACCACCATTCCAGACTATATCCAGGAGAGTAAGAGAATTGCCTCTTCACAGGATAAACAAAGATGTTGTAAACCTCTTTTTGGATATAGAAGGACTTGAAAGGATTGAGTTGGTGGTGGATTCCTTTCGTGACCAAGACTTGTAAAGCCCATACAGCACAAAGACGAAGAAGGACAGGGAAATACAAAGACCCCCAATCCAGTTGGACAAAGACGACAAAAGGCTGGGAATATGGAAGAAAAGTACATATGAGTTTGGATGCACAGAACCTATTGATTCAAGATTGGATGACAACGCCAGCAGCTGTACACGATTCGACGGTGGCAAAGGCACAAATAGATTCTGGCCAGGGATATAAGTATTTCCTCGCAGACAGCGCATATGATTCGCAACAGATATACCGTTATATATTCGATTGTAGTAGCATGATACCAGTAATAGACACAAACAAAAGGAAAGGTGTATCACTGGAAAAACAGTGTCAGGCTCGTTGGCTGGGCATTCAATTGAGGCAAATATATGCGGAGAAGTATAAAAACCGTTGGGAGATAGAGAGAACGATTAACATTCTACAAGAATATTTCAATCTGGAATACATTTGGTATGTGAGAAACAGGAATTATGATGCGGTATTGGGTTT is a genomic window containing:
- a CDS encoding transposase produces the protein MTKTCKAHTAQRRRRTGKYKDPQSSWTKTTKGWEYGRKVHMSLDAQNLLIQDWMTTPAAVHDSTVAKAQIDSGQGYKYFLADSAYDSQQIYRYIFDCSSMIPVIDTNKRKGVSLEKQCQARWLGIQLRQIYAEKYKNRWEIERTINILQEYFNLEYIWYVRNRNYDAVLGLAILAYNLCVMFNILNSRPHRKVADIIGCY